The genomic segment GCTCCACTTGTCCGCCCAGGTGAGCAGTTGCGCCCGGTTGCTGTCGGATTCAGCCGCCGCCAGCTTAAGGATGCTATCGAGCCAGCGATTACGGTCTTTTTGCCATTCCTGCATAAATTCCAGCAACATGCTAACGTCGGGAACGTCCTGATCAGCCAGCCATTGATCCAGCTGGCGGTAATAGAGATCGCCAATCAGCGTGTCGATAATCAGGTTCTGGGCAATGACGAGCTCGAACCAGTCTTGCTGCACCAGGGTTTCTTCACACAGCGCACGCACACCTTGCCAACAGCCGTCGTTCATCCAAAATTGCTTCGCCTGCTCCAGCGCCGTGCCGGTATTGCCATCGAGAATCAGGCCAATACGGGAGAGGTACTGAGCAATCCCCAGCCGATCCATACCTTCGTACACCAGCGCTTGGGTGATGGTGGTGCCATAACCAACGGAAACACCGTACATATTGTTCAGGTTGGCAGCTTGTTCAACGTGACGCAGAGGCACGACCAGACGAATCAATTTCTCTTTAACGACGTCTGGCAAGCGCGCGGCAAAGTGGCGTTTTTCAAAAAAGCTGTAGTTGTTTTCAGCGTTTTCCTGCATTTTGCCGCGACTGCCGACGTAGGTGCCGTAATAGAACTGGCGCGGATCTTTCAGGCTGTACCAATCTTCCATCTGAATGGCAGTGCGGCGTGCATCATTGATCTCGAATTCTTCATTCCAGGCCGGTTTGTAGTGAAAGTTGGTCACCCCCTGAATATCGTAGGAAGCCTCCTGGTAACGACTGGCCGGTTTGTCGCCAAAGCGTTTGGCGATGGGTGTGAAGGTATTACGCACTGGCTCCAGTGTTGCTGTCTTGATTTCAACGCTCATAAATTATTCCCACCTGCTGGTTGTTATTGTTGGTTGGCACTGCTGTGTGAACGCCCTACCAGGGTGTCGTGGCCGTAGCGCCATTTGTCCATTTCTGCGTCAATTCCAGCCGCCTGCTGCTTGGTCATAGCGACCACCGAATTGGCCTGACAGAATATTTCAAATGCCTGCTGTGGCAGGATCAGCTCGACGAACAGGCTCGGGTCGTCAATTGCGAAATCGAATTCGACATAACGGCTGTTCGGTGCGCTTCTGACGCGGATATAGCGGGTGTGTGATTGGAGCGGGTCGCGGGACGACACCAGACTCAGACCGGCGGAAGAACCGGGCAAAGAAGATTCGGCGCTACTCATGATGTTCTCGTTATTGTTATTACGTCATCAGAGCTATAGCAGCCGCCGTGCCAGCTTTTAAAACCTTAAATAACTATTTGTTTTTAAAGGATTTTATAGAGAAATGATGGTTTTTTATGAAATATGCAAAGACGCGAACTGCGTAATATCAAACAGCGGTAAAAGCCGTGTTGCGGCCAGGTGTTTAAAAACAGACAGGTCATACCAGCTGCGAAGCGCGGGCCGGCACTGAGCCGGGCGTTGATGCCCGATTGGGTGGATAACGCAGACCCGGCAGCGACACA from the Candidatus Thalassolituus haligoni genome contains:
- a CDS encoding aromatic/alkene monooxygenase hydroxylase subunit beta, whose protein sequence is MSVEIKTATLEPVRNTFTPIAKRFGDKPASRYQEASYDIQGVTNFHYKPAWNEEFEINDARRTAIQMEDWYSLKDPRQFYYGTYVGSRGKMQENAENNYSFFEKRHFAARLPDVVKEKLIRLVVPLRHVEQAANLNNMYGVSVGYGTTITQALVYEGMDRLGIAQYLSRIGLILDGNTGTALEQAKQFWMNDGCWQGVRALCEETLVQQDWFELVIAQNLIIDTLIGDLYYRQLDQWLADQDVPDVSMLLEFMQEWQKDRNRWLDSILKLAAAESDSNRAQLLTWADKWSAKASVALTPVALELLGEDALSQAQDVLATRLNKLGIK
- a CDS encoding phenol hydroxylase subunit, which translates into the protein MSSAESSLPGSSAGLSLVSSRDPLQSHTRYIRVRSAPNSRYVEFDFAIDDPSLFVELILPQQAFEIFCQANSVVAMTKQQAAGIDAEMDKWRYGHDTLVGRSHSSANQQ